In a genomic window of Virgibacillus sp. SK37:
- a CDS encoding carbonic anhydrase: MHLEEMLEYNKHFVEGKSYEPYKTDSIPNKRMVVFTCMESRLVELLPRALNIQNGDVKMLKNAGAIIRKPFDSIMKSILVAVYQLQAEEVTVIGHHDCGMSHVDTKALAEKMEARGVDKNTLETITHSGINLDEEFHGFDTVEESVMQSVSIIRNHPLLPKEVKVHGLVIDPHTGKVDVVSKED; the protein is encoded by the coding sequence ATGCACTTGGAAGAAATGCTGGAATACAATAAACATTTTGTGGAAGGTAAATCCTACGAACCATATAAAACGGATAGTATCCCTAACAAACGAATGGTTGTTTTCACATGTATGGAATCTCGCTTAGTCGAACTTCTGCCACGAGCCTTAAACATTCAAAACGGGGATGTCAAGATGCTCAAAAATGCTGGAGCAATCATTCGCAAACCTTTTGACAGTATTATGAAAAGTATTCTTGTTGCAGTTTATCAATTGCAGGCCGAGGAAGTAACCGTAATTGGCCACCATGACTGCGGTATGTCACATGTCGACACCAAAGCACTAGCAGAAAAAATGGAAGCGCGTGGGGTTGATAAAAATACACTTGAGACTATTACACATAGTGGAATAAATCTAGATGAGGAGTTCCATGGCTTTGATACAGTTGAAGAATCTGTCATGCAAAGTGTCTCCATTATACGTAACCATCCATTACTTCCTAAAGAAGTGAAGGTTCACGGTTTGGTTATTGATCCACACACTGGTAAAGTGGATGTAGTTTCAAAAGAGGATTAA
- a CDS encoding ABC transporter ATP-binding protein — translation MFAVFKKLDWFFKHYWKRYLFAIIALIIASAIGLIPPKLAGYTIDHIQFDTLTSKLLIALILGYLILIVVHYAISFLWDYTLFGGAVILERWTRSKLMSHFLAMTPTFFGKYRTGDLMARSTNDLKAISLTAGFGVLTLVDSSIFMLMIIAMMGFTISWKLTLAALIPLPVMAIVMNKYGAAIHSRFTKAQEAFGEMNNDVLESIRGVRVIRAFVQEKQDAKRFEKMTNDVYEKNIEVAKIDALFEPTMKILVGLSYTIGLGYGAMLVFENQMTLGDLVTFNVYLGMLIWPMFAVGELINILQRGNASLDRVNETLDYKADVREAKNPLYVNQVDTIEFKDVSFAYPSTSSDQLSHISLHVKQGQTIGVVGKTGAGKTTLFKLLLRQYPGVKGKIKISGVDLHHLSLDQIRSWIGYVPQDQIMFSKSIRENIQFGKGDATDQEIFRVMELAHFLNDMKQLPNGLDTQVGESGVTLSGGQKQRVALARAFIKNPEILILDDSLSAVDGKTESKIIDHLRQERKSKTTFIAAHRLSAVTHADHIIVLEDGKIAEEGTHEQLLNNNGWYKEQYIQQQLEDGEVE, via the coding sequence ATGTTTGCGGTTTTTAAAAAACTGGATTGGTTTTTTAAACATTATTGGAAAAGATATTTATTTGCAATCATTGCTCTAATTATTGCAAGCGCAATTGGCTTAATACCTCCAAAGTTGGCTGGTTATACAATTGATCACATTCAATTTGATACACTGACTTCCAAATTATTAATCGCGCTTATTCTGGGATATCTTATTTTGATCGTTGTTCATTATGCCATATCATTTTTATGGGATTATACCTTATTTGGAGGGGCGGTTATCCTTGAAAGGTGGACACGGAGCAAGTTAATGTCCCATTTCTTAGCCATGACTCCAACATTCTTTGGAAAATACCGTACCGGTGATCTAATGGCAAGGTCCACAAATGATCTAAAAGCAATTAGTCTTACAGCAGGGTTCGGAGTACTTACCCTTGTCGATTCCAGTATATTTATGTTAATGATCATAGCGATGATGGGTTTTACAATTAGTTGGAAACTAACATTGGCTGCACTGATTCCTTTGCCTGTAATGGCAATTGTAATGAATAAATATGGGGCAGCTATCCATTCAAGGTTCACCAAAGCACAGGAAGCTTTTGGCGAAATGAATAATGATGTTTTGGAATCAATCCGGGGTGTTCGGGTGATCCGTGCTTTTGTACAGGAGAAACAGGATGCCAAACGTTTTGAGAAAATGACTAATGATGTCTATGAAAAAAATATTGAAGTAGCAAAAATTGATGCATTATTTGAACCTACAATGAAAATTTTAGTCGGCCTATCCTATACGATAGGTCTTGGCTATGGGGCAATGCTTGTATTTGAAAACCAGATGACGCTTGGCGATTTAGTTACTTTTAACGTCTACCTCGGAATGCTGATCTGGCCAATGTTCGCTGTAGGAGAGCTAATCAATATCCTTCAACGAGGAAATGCATCTCTTGATAGGGTAAATGAGACACTGGATTACAAAGCAGATGTACGCGAAGCAAAGAATCCTCTTTACGTAAATCAAGTGGATACTATTGAGTTTAAAGATGTTTCCTTTGCGTACCCGTCCACATCAAGTGATCAGTTATCTCATATTTCTCTTCACGTAAAACAGGGACAGACAATTGGTGTAGTAGGAAAAACTGGCGCTGGTAAGACCACTTTATTTAAATTGTTACTCAGACAGTACCCTGGAGTGAAAGGGAAAATAAAAATCTCAGGTGTTGATTTACACCATTTAAGCTTGGATCAAATTCGCTCTTGGATCGGATATGTCCCTCAAGATCAGATTATGTTCTCGAAGTCCATCAGGGAAAACATTCAGTTCGGCAAAGGAGATGCAACAGACCAAGAAATTTTTCGTGTGATGGAGCTCGCACATTTTCTAAATGATATGAAGCAATTACCAAATGGACTTGATACACAGGTAGGAGAAAGTGGAGTTACCTTATCAGGAGGCCAAAAGCAGCGTGTCGCTTTGGCTCGTGCATTTATTAAGAATCCTGAGATTTTGATTTTAGATGATTCCCTATCCGCTGTGGACGGGAAAACGGAATCAAAAATTATTGATCACTTAAGACAGGAAAGAAAAAGCAAAACAACATTTATAGCAGCACATCGCTTGTCTGCTGTCACACATGCAGATCATATTATTGTACTGGAAGATGGCAAGATTGCTGAAGAAGGTACACACGAGCAATTGCTGAATAATAACGGCTGGTATAAAGAACAGTATATCCAACAACAATTGGAAGATGGGGAGGTGGAATAA
- a CDS encoding ABC transporter ATP-binding protein — MRKPSTERRLFDYALQYKKQIFIGLACLIVAVALELAGPLIAKKVIDEHIVGVEGTWQEVTHKDENSIAFEGDYYKREDRVQAQDKTVGSPVSLLQIGTSYYFVDAEVPAKGKRTVENGTIKITEGEKVTEFNGEKLTFSEVYPFFAPEKKPIIFLLSLYIILLLIAGFFQFFKTYLLQKSSNQIVKKMRNDLFTQTQRIPVTYFVDQPAGKIVARITNDTEAIRDLYERVLSIVVTSIIYMAGIFVALFILDVKLAIMCLLIIPLIIGWMKVYKHYGSKYNKVIRSTISEINANINEAIQGMPIIQAFRKEKKTKEDFEVLNERHFIYQRKLVKLSALTSYNLVTVFRNLTFVGFIWYFGSMSLDPGSLISIGMLYAIVDYLTRLFEPVTDIVNQLPLIEQARVAGGRVFELLDQDGEDVDNRSIERYRGKIEFDHVTFSYDGKEDVLHDLIFTVKAGTTAAFVGHTGSGKSSIMNLLFRFYDPQKGKITIDGCTTQEWSRQQVRSHMGIVLQDPFLFTGTILTNITMNDPEITEEMAIHALKAVGADRFIEKLPNKYHEKVTEGGSTFSLGERQLLSFARALAFDPAILILDEATANIDTETEAIIQQALEVLKKNRTTLVIAHRLSTIQQADTIFVLDRGIIAEQGNHQKLINEKGIYYQMYQMQQGSMKQKAI; from the coding sequence ATGAGAAAACCATCAACAGAAAGAAGATTATTTGATTACGCACTACAATATAAAAAACAAATTTTTATTGGTTTAGCCTGCTTGATTGTAGCGGTAGCATTGGAACTTGCTGGTCCACTTATTGCCAAAAAAGTAATTGATGAACATATTGTTGGCGTAGAAGGTACCTGGCAGGAAGTTACCCATAAGGATGAGAATTCCATCGCGTTTGAAGGGGATTATTATAAACGGGAAGATCGTGTTCAAGCACAGGATAAAACAGTTGGTTCCCCTGTTTCCTTATTGCAAATAGGTACGTCCTATTACTTCGTGGATGCTGAAGTCCCTGCAAAAGGGAAGCGAACTGTAGAGAATGGTACGATTAAAATAACAGAAGGTGAAAAAGTAACGGAATTTAACGGTGAAAAACTCACTTTCTCTGAAGTATACCCATTTTTTGCGCCGGAGAAGAAGCCTATTATATTCTTGCTTAGTTTATATATTATATTGTTATTAATCGCAGGTTTTTTTCAATTTTTCAAAACCTACTTACTACAGAAATCATCCAATCAAATAGTTAAAAAAATGCGCAACGATCTATTTACCCAGACACAACGAATTCCTGTCACGTATTTTGTTGATCAACCTGCAGGCAAAATCGTTGCAAGAATTACAAATGATACGGAAGCAATACGGGATCTGTATGAGCGAGTGTTATCCATTGTTGTAACAAGCATTATATATATGGCTGGAATATTTGTTGCTCTATTTATTTTAGATGTGAAGCTGGCGATTATGTGCTTGTTGATCATTCCATTAATTATTGGTTGGATGAAGGTATATAAACACTATGGATCGAAGTACAATAAAGTAATTCGTTCGACGATTAGTGAAATCAATGCCAATATTAATGAAGCAATTCAAGGGATGCCAATTATTCAGGCATTCCGAAAAGAAAAGAAGACAAAGGAAGATTTTGAAGTATTGAATGAGCGACATTTTATCTACCAGCGTAAGCTTGTAAAATTAAGTGCCTTAACTTCTTATAACCTTGTTACTGTTTTTCGTAATCTGACTTTTGTAGGGTTTATTTGGTATTTCGGTTCGATGTCCTTAGATCCTGGAAGTCTTATTTCCATTGGTATGCTTTATGCGATTGTTGATTATCTGACACGGCTATTCGAACCAGTAACTGATATAGTAAATCAACTACCATTAATTGAACAGGCGAGGGTTGCTGGTGGACGTGTATTTGAATTACTTGATCAGGATGGGGAGGATGTAGATAATCGGTCAATTGAAAGGTATCGAGGGAAAATTGAGTTTGACCATGTCACTTTTTCGTATGATGGAAAAGAAGATGTTTTACATGATTTAATTTTTACAGTAAAAGCAGGGACGACAGCTGCTTTTGTCGGTCACACTGGTTCAGGAAAAAGTTCGATTATGAATCTGCTCTTCCGTTTTTATGATCCGCAAAAAGGGAAGATAACGATTGATGGATGTACCACACAGGAATGGTCGCGGCAGCAGGTAAGGAGCCATATGGGAATCGTATTACAGGATCCGTTTTTATTTACTGGTACCATCCTTACAAATATTACAATGAACGATCCTGAAATAACGGAAGAAATGGCGATACATGCGTTAAAAGCTGTAGGTGCTGATCGATTTATTGAAAAACTGCCTAATAAATATCATGAAAAAGTAACAGAAGGTGGCAGTACATTCTCCTTAGGTGAAAGACAATTGCTATCTTTTGCAAGAGCACTTGCATTTGATCCGGCAATTTTAATTCTTGATGAAGCTACTGCTAATATTGATACCGAAACAGAAGCAATTATTCAGCAAGCATTGGAGGTTCTAAAGAAAAATAGAACTACACTGGTAATCGCACATCGTCTATCTACGATTCAGCAAGCTGATACAATTTTTGTGCTTGATCGTGGTATAATAGCAGAACAAGGAAATCATCAAAAATTAATTAATGAAAAAGGTATTTATTATCAAATGTATCAAATGCAACAAGGCAGTATGAAACAGAAGGCAATCTAA